The genomic stretch aggcagcagctgacagAAGACCAGTGAGAATGACAACCAGCAGTTCCTAAGCTGTAAATAAGAATAAACTGCAGAGGACTGCAGCCCTACAGACAGTCAACAAGAATTACCTGGGAGCTTTACTCAAGAACCCACCTGCTCCTGCTTTAGCTTGGACAACTTCAGTCCCAGCTTCTTGAATTCTTGCTGTAAGCTTCTCCAGCTGATCCTGAGGAAACTCCACTTTTGGTGTGCACTGGATGGGAAAAAAGAAGTTACTGCAAATACCAGAACCCCTCCAGATTCAGCATAAAACACACAACATTTTTGTACCACTGCAGTTGTTATCAATAATTCTCAACTGGGGAAAATGGGTTTTCCCAGCTTGTGTGACACTGAGCAggaacccagccatgcccagcTTCCTCAGGAACAAACCACAGCTTCACAGCCAAACCAGGCCTTGCCATGGCTCCTCACACTGTGTAGTCCTGTGCATTACAGACACACTCCAAGCTTTAGGAATTTCAGAAAGTCATCCTGTAAATATCTGGGTCACCATGGCATTATGGAAGATCCAGTTTCCCAGCAGTATTTAGGAATTCACTGAACCTTCAGCTACAGCCACACCAGCAGCTTAAGCACAGTTGTGTCTGTCCCAATGGACTGCTTAACTAAAGCACCTCTCAGCATTCAGCCCTTGCTCTTATTCCCAAGAAAATCCTTCTCTAAAGGATACTTTATTCCCCACTTAGAGCACAGCTTTCCTCCCTTTGTTACAGACTGCTCCTGGCCACATCCCAGCACCTCCCCATGAGACTGCACCTGCTTCAGAACTGCATTTCAGCCTGGCTGAAGGGCCAGACTAACAGTCATGGCTGGAACAGGCTCCCTGCACAGCCTGAGCTGTGCTTTCAGTGCTTGAGCTTTGAGTGGGGTTTCCACTCCATCACAGCAAAATCAATTTTTCTCCTGTCATGAGATATGTGTCACAAGCAAGTGCCAGGACACCTAAACACCCACACTACCCCTCAGTTCTTATCCCAAACTCCTTTAGAGGAAAGCTGGAACTGTTTATACTGCCCAGATGGGTTCAGATTTAGGCTGCTGCCTTCTACTTCATCCTGCACCCCAccccagaaggaaagcagccatGAGAGCAGGAAAACTCTCTGTGCTCTATCCTAGCACATCTCCTTTATATCAACCCTAACGTGCTGCTGAGTgtgctgccacacacagctgtcaCCCTGACTCACCTGAGAGATCAGAGGGATGATGGTCTTCCCAGCATGGCCACCAATAACTGGCACAGCTACTCGAGCTGGATCCAAGCCCTGAAGGAAACACAAAACTTTCCAGCTTCTGAAGCACACAGGCAAGAAAAACAAGTGACTTCACTCCCTGTCCTGGATATCAGGACACACAGGGCAGGAGTTCCAGAGCAGCTGCACTCTAGGGACAAAGCCACATCCACAGAGCAGAACTCTGGGTGGCTCTGATCACTTCATACAGTTCCAGGACATTATTACTGCAGGGCTGGGTAAAGAGCAGCACAACATAAACACCAGCAGGGCTATTAAGAGCAGTAACCTGTCACAGCTCCTGATACTTTGCAGAGTATCCTGTGACACACAGCACAGAGTTTGACttgcaaacacacaccacagctcaAGCCTCTCCTCTGGTTGCATGGCAGGGTTGGGAATGCCAAGGGAATTAAGGCCAACACTCAGCTCACTTGCAGGGCTCAGCTGTGAAAAGGAAAGGTCAAAGTCTCTCGAACCACATTTTGCAAGAAACCTTATCTTGAGGCTCCTCTAAATAAGGGAGACAGGGAATCACTGCCTTTGCCTCTAGCTGCACAGAAATCTGAGCTCCTTTGGCTCTCTGCAGTGATTTTGGAAGCACTTGATAGATCTGATGATCAAAGCAGGCAGCATCCCTCCCCCTGCACATTAACCATGACCTGCCTTGAGTTCAGCCACAAAAGTATTTGCTCTGACGATGTCCAGTGTTGTAACACCAAAGATTTTGTTGGGGTTGTACACACCGTGCTTCTTGAAGACCTCTGAAGTTATTGGGATGGTTGAATTTACCTACAAGCAAGAAAAGGCCAGCACTGATTAAAAGCAGTTTAATAAAGAAGCCAATGCATGAACTTAACAGGCCAATTAACAACCTGAACTATACTTCCAATTTGGAATCAACTGTAGCCAATTATTTTAATGCCTAAATTGAAAAGCAATTTACAGTCAGGCTGGAATAAAAATCATTAATTTTAAATAACCATTAAGACAATAAATTTGTTCATTCCCATTACAAAGGCTCCTCCCTTAGTGAGCTAAGGCTTTTATCCCAGCTAATACACCAGCTTGCATTATAACCAGTCACACAGACTTGGAGATATTAAGCACTTTTACATCCAAGTTTTCTCTGAATTAAAAACAGCCAAGAAAAATGGGTTAGTAGAACCAGGCTTTTCTGCAAATACACTGCAGACTTTAAACATACTGGTCAAAATTAGTAGGAATTTGGATTACTCTAATATTTGGTATACTCTAGTATCTGGAATTTGGTAAGGTTTTTCCTCTACATTCCAAGGTCTCCAAAAAACACTTACTGGGTTAGAAATGATACAGATCATGGCTTCTGGACAGTGCTTTGCACAGGCAGTTGTCAAAGAGGCAACAATGCTGGCATTGGTGTTGAACAGGTCGTCACGGGTCATACCTaaaacacagccagggcaggattCCAGGTTACCCACAGTGACCATCACAGGCAGGAAATGCAGTCAAAATCCAAAATGAAAACTCTGCTCTGCACAGACACACATCTGGTTTCACAGACCAAGAACAAATTCTCCAGCTGCAGCAATGAAATGGCTCCACAGGCAACTCCTCTCACTAATAAAGAGATCAGCCCTTCCCAGGAGCAACCAGCCCAACAGAACCCACTGCACTGAGGCTGCCTGAGTGCACTGTGACCACACAGCCCACACCAGGTGCTCAGAGCAGCACAACTGCCCCCAAGATGAACTCTCCTTCCTCTTTTAAGTCACATCCACAACTACAGTTTAAATGACAACTGCTGTGTGCTGGTTGTGCAAGTGCTACCCCCTATTGCTATTGCAGCAACTACTTTAACCATGAAAAATGAAGATTTAGAAAGAGCTAGGCTCTTTCTAAAGTCTAGAATTTTGTTATGCTCCTAATAGGATACTGGAAAACAGAAATGGAGGAGGTCAGAAATATTCCAGGAAGGTTTAACAGAATTTATTCAGAGATGCCCCAAGAAGCTGCTGTAAAATTGACACAAAACAAAATTGATTATTACTCTTCTGCTGAGAAATTAAACAAAGAATCAGCTTTTATTCCTTGAGCATTGCTCTGGGACAAGGAACACTAAGGGAGATTTAGGGTCACTTGCATGAGAAGCCTTTGCAGTTCAGGCCCAAGGAGGAACCCCAGGAATCAATTTAGCCCATTTCAGAAGGGAGAGTGTcagagaggctgaaggagctgcctGGTACCACCAGGAGCTCAGGGGCAGGAGCATGGACAGACCCCTGACACCCCACCAGACACAGCTCTGAGCAGCAGAACTGCAGAGATCCACAACAAACAGAACCTACCTGGTTTTCTTGGGACTCCTGCTGGAATAACAACAACATCACAGCCCTTCAGACATTCTGGCAACTGCTCAGGTCCCATGTAGCCTGAAATGGAAGACATTCAGGCATTATGTTTCTGACAGTTATGAAACAGTTGACACTTTGAAGTATAAAATCATGCCCAGAAGGCATCCAAGTCTTTTTATAAAATTTAACCTTCAATTTAGACTTGAtgctgaaaagcaaagaaaaacaactAAGGATGGATCCCATTTGATGTTTTATTTTTATCCTTGTTTCAAAACTTACAGAATGAGAGTGGTGAGAATCTCACATTCACCTGTTTCCAAACTCTCAGTGTGGAGTGTATTTACTCTCCAAAAGCCTTGGCACTAGAACCAGTGCCCCCAAAGAACTGCAGACTGGCACATTCATGTGAAATGTCACCTTTTGGTGGTCAGATAAAAGAAAGATGAGCAGATTAAGTTTTGATTTCATCAGAATCTAAGAGAAAAGAAGCACATGGAATCCACCCAGGGAGTGTTACACCTATTTCTAGTCAAACTTTTAAATTCAGCACTCTGAGATAATTTCACTGAATGCTTCCTGCCAGATGCCACAAATTCCCCTTCAACCACAGCCCATATTTATCTCCATACACATCAACCTAACCAGCTAAACCTTAATTAATCATTCACTGCTGGAGGAAAAAGCTACTTAAATTGATCCTGGCCTTCAGGATCAGTGGGTGAGGACCTCCCCCCAGAGCACTGAGGGTCGGAGCCACCCCTGTGGGAGGATCCCTCTGGCAGCCGGGCCATTCCCAGGGTACCTTTGACGCTGGCTTTGGTCTCGATGTGGCTCAGGTCGGCGGCCACGCCCGGCGTGTGAGCGATGTCGTAGAGGCTCAGCTTGCTCACCAGGGGGCTGTTCTTGAGCAGCAGCGACAGCGGCTGCCCGATGCCCCCCGAGGCCCCCAGCACGGCCACCTTGGCATGGTTCTGTGCAAAACAGACAGCAAACACGTTGGAGAGCTGCTCTGGCACTCACCCACCCTCCCCCAGCAGTGACCTTGGGGATTTCACCACTCTTTCTTTACTTTTAGTTCTgcttctcattttttttttatcaagCACTGTGCAAACTTGATGGTTTAAGGCTAAAGGAAATGACCCTCACAGCAGCCTGCCCGAGGTTTGCTGGTAGGACAGGTTGGAGGAAATGGTTACCTGTGATCTGAGCTCAAAAGGGAAGCAAGGCTAGGTTAAAGGAACCCAAAAAGGGTTAAAGGAGATGGTTACCTGTGATCTGAGCTCAAAAGGGGAAGCAAGGCTAGGTTAAAGGAACCAAAAAAGGGTTAAAGGAACTCAAAAAGGGTTAAAGGAGATGGTTACCTGTGATCTGAAGCTCAAAAGGGAAGCAAGGCTAGGTTAAAGGAACTCAAAAAGGGTTAAAGGAGATGGTTACCTGTGATCTGAAGCTCAAAAGGGAAGCAAGGCTAGGTTAAAGGAACCCAAGGGATCTCCCCCCAAAAGAAATGCCTGCCTGACACTAACACCTGCCACTCTGTGGGACCAggcctggtttagggcaaatctgcTTTGTAGTTTTTCTAGTTTATGGAGCCAGtataaaagaaaataagctttCCATTTGGCAAATCAATACATTTAATGGAGTACAAGAAATGCAGTAGTATCTTGGATTTATATCAGGTCTAAACACGTTCTTCACATATATGCAGTGCATACATGAGAAGAACATGTTTAGACCTGATATAAATCCAAAATAGCACCTGCAGATTGAGGACTGGGAATATTAAGTGACTACAATTTCCAGCTTTGATCACATGGCTGAGAATCAAGTTAAATCAACTCTGCTTGGTTGCCCCATGAACCAATTTTGTCCTCACTCAGGTGCTGACTGGCAGGGTGCAATTTCTCTCAAAAATGCCTGTTTGCAAAGTGGTGCTCCACAAAAGGAAAGCTTCTTCCAGGGGCCAGAACCTTAAAGTGCAACACTGCCAAAGTGATGGAAAACTCCTGTGGAGATGTAACAAGCAATTACTGCTGATAAAGCTATTCCTTATCACAATCTTTCCAGATAAAAGCCAGAACAGCTCCACGTCCCTTGATGAACAGCTTAATTACTGTGCTATGCAGGAAATAATCTACCCCAGATTAACCTCAACCCAGTTTTCTTGCTATTGTAACAAAGATAATTTTGCATGAAATTCTTGAAGAGGAAGCAAAGTCTGGCATGAGTCACTGCTGAGCCCCATCTGTGGGGTCAAAATCTCACTGCTAATCAATACAGTTTGCATGAAAAGACTTAGACAACGCTCTCCTATATAACACATATTTATAGGTGCAATAATCAGTGTTTTACATCCCCCCAGGCCTATCAACACTGGACAGAGGTCGGTTTCTATCCGTGCAGCCACGCAGAGTGCTCTGGAGCCAGCACAGTGGATTTTGGCACATGAAGGACTACTGCTAAACCAACCACCAGCTTTAGCTCATAACACCTCCTTAACACAGGGGCATTTTTGCACTGGAGTGGGGAAGCACCAAACCCATCACTTTCTGCACACCATCAGAGCGAGTTCATACAGCATTGTCACACTCACAGCCTGGCAGGGCCACGGCGCTGTCACCGGGCACAGCCAGCACCGAGACCCccgagccctgtgccctgtgtgcctgaggctcccagcccctctccgaGGAGCTCTGGGCTGCACCCGAGCCCTGCAGGCCCTCACTGCGGAGCTACCGGGCTCCACAGACCCCGCATTGAAGCCCTGAGCTCCTTCCCGCAGACCGGCTCCAAGGAGGGTACCCCGAGCCCGAGGAGGATCTGAGCTCCACCGAGCCCGAGGAGGGGTCCGGGCTCCATCCGAGCCCAGCTCCGAGGAGGGGTCCGGGCTTCACCCGAGCCCCTCAGCCCCGCTCCGAGGAGGATTCTGGGCTTTACCCTGAGCCCGAGGTGGGGTCCGGGCTCCACCCGAGCCCCTCAGCCCCGCTCCGAGGATGGGTCTGGGCTCTACCCCAAGCCCGAGGAGGGGTCCGGGCTCCACCCGAGCCCCGCTCCGAGGTGGGGTCCGGGCTCTTCCCCGAGCCCGAGGAGGGGTCCGGGCTTCACCcgagccccgcagccccgctccgAGGATGGGCCTGGGCTGTATCCCAAGCCCGAGGTGGGGTCCGGGCTCTTCCCCGAGCCCCGCAGCCCTCACCGAGCAGACCCAGGGCTCCACAGCCGAGGAGCACCGGCGCTGCCTCCCAACCCCGCACCCCCATCGAGGGCCTGCGTTCCACCCGAGCCCCGCAGGAGGAACTGCGTCCAATTCCGGCCCTGCAGGCTCAGAACGGAGAACAAGCCGCCCGCATCCCCGCTCCGCACCCCTCCACCGGGCAGCGCCGGTGCTGCACAGCCGCCTCACCGAGCAGCACCGCGGCTCCTCCCGCGCTTCCCCCTCGGGCTCCAGAGCGGAGAAGGAAGCGCGGGGCCGCACTGCGGGGGGCGGTGTGTGTGCGCGGGCCGTACCTGGGCGGAGGTGGCGATGCCGCGGCGCAGGGCGGTGGCGGTGCTGAGGCGGGACAGCATggcgggcacggcgggcacggcgaGCGGCAGCGGCTCCGGTGACTCCAACGACCTCCAGGGCCCGCGCTGCGCCTgcgcggccccgcccgccgcTCTCGCGAGAGTGCCGCCCGCGGCGGAAAGGGAGGGGGGGAAGTCTCGCGAGATCCCGCCTGAGGTAACCTTGGAGACCGGCGGGCGTCGCTGCGtgcggccgggcggggcggggcagcgCGGTGTCGCGATAGGCGGCGACAGCCGGGCCGATGGGGCATGGCGGGGGTGATGTTCTGCGAGCCCCGACACCTCTACAACATCATCAACCAGTACCGGTGGAGATCGCGGCTGGCCGAGCCCAACTACCTGTGCCTGCTGGGTGAGGCTGCGGCACAGGCCTGTCCCTACCTGTCCctatctgtccctgtccctgccttgccttgtccctgtctgtccctgtccgtgtccgtgtcccggtctgtccctgtccctgccttgccttgtccctgtctgtccctgtccctgtccgtgtccgtgtcccggtctgtccctgtccctgccttgccttgtccctgtctgtccctgtccctgtccgtgtccctATCTGTCCGTGTCCCTGCCTGACCCTGTCCCTGCCTTCCCTCTGCTTGCCCCTTCCTCTGCCTGTCCCCGTCCCTCCTCCCACCTGTGCATGTCCCTACCTGTCTCTGCCCTGTCTGCTCCTTCCCCGCCTGCTGCTTCTgctcctccctgtccctgtccctgcctgtccctgtctctgtccctgccagcagccaggcACTGTGCTCAGCCCAGGCAGATATCCCGAGCCATCAGGGCTTGTGAGGAAAAGCACACACATCACTTCTCGCCATTTCTGGGGCCTGGCACCTCCCTCCCATCCCGTTTCAGGTGCTGTGAGCCGGTGCTGTTTGGCTTTCCTCGTGCTCAGCTCTCTCTGCTCTCATCAATCCCATGCACACACACTCTGCCCTGATGCTCCCAGAGGTTTTGGAGCTGGGCTGGATTTCTCAGCCATTACACAAAGATTCCTGAAAACCACATCCATTCTGCACAGTGCCAACAGCCCCAGAGGGGTGCCTGACATTGCAATGTCACTAAATGTTTTGGTGAGGGAGTTTGGCCAGTTTGGGAGTGGGTCTGGGGTCTTTGCAGTGCCCCTCtccccagctctggagcagcagaggcagagctgtgaccgtgttcacaggggttcttggatgagggaagagatgaggatctgactccatgcttcagaaggcttgatttattattttatcatatatattacattaaaactatactaaaagaatagaagaaaggatttcatcagaaggctggctaagaatagaataagaaggaatgataacaaagatttgtggcttggggtctctgtccgagccagctgactctgattggccattaattagaaaccaccaacatgagaccaatcccagatgcacctgttgcattccacagcagcagataatcaatgcttacattttgttcctgaggcctctcagcttctccgGAGggaaaaccctaaggaaaggatttttcataaaagatctctgtgtcacagagctgctgggcaggTCAGGGCAGGCACAGGACTGAGGCTGGCAATGCTGCAGGAGCACACTTGGAGCAGCACTAACACTGCTGGTGTTACACACAGACTCACATCAACCCTGGGGTTTGTTATATCCACACTAGAAACCAGCAGATTCTAAAAAacacaaatcacagaatcatcaaggttggaaaacaccttcAAGTCCACCCAACAGGTGACCCTGCAACCCTACAACCACCCCTAAACCATATCCCCAGCggccacatttccaaacccctttCTCTGAGCGCTGCCTGAATTCCCACTGACAAAACACAAAGAAGATTCCACCTTTAAAATCCAATTGTTCTgtctttgttggttttgttgtttttttttccagatgcccGTTCTCAGTATGAATTCGATGACAGCCACATTGTTACAGCCCAAAGGATTGTACTGGTGAGGGGATTGCTGTTTGAATTTAGCAATTAGCAGGAAGCCAGAAGTGCTTTGAAACCCGGGGGAAatgtcccagccctgcccggccgtgCCCCGCGGCTGCCACTGGGGGGATGCATTCTGTCACAAAGCAGAggtggctccagcagccccaaGGATTGGCACACGGCGGCTGAAAATCAGGGAGAACATTGCTCAAGAGCTCCCCCAGCTCAGCCTTGCCCCACAAGGGCAGCGCTGGCGTCTACACCGCTGCTCCGGTGGAGCAATCAGCGGGGTTTGCATCATCCCTGACTCCTCACCGGGGCTCTCATTGTCCTGTCCACCCACACGTGCAAACACAACAAACCCAAGGCAGGGCTGCAGCTTGCAGGGTGTCAGGAGTGTTGATGGCAGCAGAGGAGAGTGATGGAATTGCTCTGTGATTCTGgcagagtcctgcagggcagtATGTGATCCCCAATCCCGAGGAGCTGGGCTATGTCAGATTCTGTGTGGTGTATGACCATGACACTGGATTTTTGACTGACACCGAcaatctggaggaggaggaggagaaggaggaggaggaggaggaggaagaaacagGTACGTGTGACCCGTGTCAGTCCAGTCCTTGAGATCCTTCCCATTCCTCATTTAATGTTATGAGGAATAATCATGTCATGAGGTGGATtccttgggaggaggaggaggaggaggagcagccatCTCAGATAATCTACTTCACTTTAAAACATTTGTGAAGAATTTAATTAAGACATTTCCTTTTCCCCCCCGTTTTCCTAAAGCAGTTAAGAGCTTGTTGGAGGAGATGTAAATGTTTCCAGTTTTACATGAAAAACTGTGCCCTGCCTCTGTTTTTCCACTGTGTTGTGTATGTTCTTAGGCTTCAAAAAGCCAGGTTTTATTTCAGAGCATCCTGGCAGCCCTGGTTTCCCATCTGTGGATGATCCTCTGAAGCTCCTTGTTGCATGTGAGGAATGGGTTCTTTATTTTGTCACGTTTCCCTGAGATTTGGCTTGTCCAACAAT from Melospiza melodia melodia isolate bMelMel2 chromosome 21, bMelMel2.pri, whole genome shotgun sequence encodes the following:
- the MDH2 gene encoding malate dehydrogenase, mitochondrial, coding for MLSRLSTATALRRGIATSAQNHAKVAVLGASGGIGQPLSLLLKNSPLVSKLSLYDIAHTPGVAADLSHIETKASVKGYMGPEQLPECLKGCDVVVIPAGVPRKPGMTRDDLFNTNASIVASLTTACAKHCPEAMICIISNPVNSTIPITSEVFKKHGVYNPNKIFGVTTLDIVRANTFVAELKGLDPARVAVPVIGGHAGKTIIPLISQCTPKVEFPQDQLEKLTARIQEAGTEVVQAKAGAGSATLSMAYAGARFAFSLLEAMSGKQGVVECAFVRSDVTEVPYFSTPLQLGKKGIEKNLGLGKLSPFEEKMVAAAMSELKGSIKKGEEFAKNFK